In the genome of Myxococcus stipitatus, one region contains:
- a CDS encoding HEAT repeat domain-containing protein, translating into MLPSVLPARILLLVTLLLSPLALAGQGAAAKRTERRNESERAIQAVIQGGAVPAAVSRLRYLGEEPHAADVITDALRRVLEDRVRRNLVAVLAGLDTRAAEPALVRLAGDGDSTVRMYAAQGLARLNSRNVQVLLPLLNDKSSGVRRDAAKALGASHNPKVGKPLMAAAKAEQELEVRAAMLAAVGETGDKKQVKPLKEYLTSDSESTRFAAARGLCRLGAPEGFAFANKLLTAEDRFVRRQGLELFEGVPAKKASVAIKPLLEDKDRGLAAGAARVLFQGGDASMLDWLVLASWKAKGEEKLAYEKELETLQLQDDRRKAILRRAGVAQ; encoded by the coding sequence GTGCTCCCGTCCGTCCTTCCCGCCCGCATCCTGCTGCTGGTCACCCTGCTCCTGTCCCCCCTGGCCCTCGCCGGCCAAGGGGCCGCCGCGAAGCGGACCGAGCGCCGCAACGAGTCCGAGCGGGCCATCCAGGCGGTCATCCAAGGGGGGGCCGTCCCCGCGGCCGTCTCCCGGCTGCGCTACCTGGGCGAGGAGCCCCACGCCGCCGACGTCATCACCGACGCCCTGCGTCGCGTGCTGGAGGACAGGGTCCGCCGCAACCTCGTGGCCGTGCTCGCGGGGCTCGACACGCGCGCCGCGGAGCCCGCCCTGGTCCGGCTGGCCGGAGACGGCGACAGCACCGTGCGCATGTACGCCGCCCAGGGCCTGGCGCGCCTGAACAGCCGCAACGTCCAGGTGCTGCTCCCGCTGCTGAACGACAAGAGCAGCGGGGTGCGCCGCGACGCGGCCAAGGCGCTGGGGGCGTCGCACAATCCCAAGGTGGGCAAGCCGCTGATGGCCGCCGCCAAGGCGGAGCAGGAGCTGGAGGTCCGCGCCGCCATGCTCGCCGCCGTGGGCGAGACGGGCGACAAGAAGCAGGTGAAGCCCCTCAAGGAGTACCTGACGAGCGACTCGGAGAGCACGCGCTTCGCTGCCGCGCGGGGCCTGTGCCGCCTGGGCGCCCCGGAGGGCTTCGCCTTCGCCAACAAGCTGCTGACCGCGGAGGACCGCTTCGTGCGCCGGCAGGGGCTGGAGCTGTTCGAGGGTGTTCCCGCGAAGAAGGCGAGCGTGGCCATCAAGCCGCTGCTGGAGGACAAGGACCGGGGCCTGGCCGCTGGCGCCGCGCGTGTCCTCTTCCAGGGCGGTGACGCCTCCATGCTGGACTGGCTGGTGCTGGCCTCGTGGAAGGCGAAGGGCGAGGAGAAGCTGGCGTACGAGAAGGAGCTGGAGACGCTCCAGCTCCAGGATGATCGCCGCAAGGCCATTCTGCGAAGGGCGGGCGTGGCGCAATGA
- a CDS encoding OmpA family protein: protein MTRPSLAALLTFLLAAGCVSGSKIRADTQVLAADVERARRSGALRCAPVELATAEAHLDFAKGELSQGNSGRAASHVRTADEAVDRALAMSKNCGPRQVMVRERPEPQQPQTPVATKETPQQQVVVRIEETDNDGDGVLDKDDPCPDQAEDKDGFQDQDGCPDPDNDNDGVLDANDKCPQDAGVAENQGCPAEAPKDRDGDGVFDNVDKCPDQPEDKDGFQDEDGCPELDNDNDGIVDTADKCPNETGSMQNMGCPDKDGDGVNDGQDKCVDEPEDKDGFQDEDGCPDLDNDADGLADAQDKCPNEAGPPENSGCADKDTDNDGVVDRLDACVNDPGTKEERGCPKQYKNVVIKKDRIEIKKQILFGSGSAKIIGKQSTAILEDVAQALRDAPWIHKVRIEGHTDSMGKDETNLKLSQKRADAVMAQLLRRGIDPGRMEAVGYGETRPIAPNTTKAGRAQNRRTEFNVVQQ, encoded by the coding sequence ATGACGCGTCCTTCCCTTGCCGCGCTGCTGACGTTCCTCCTCGCCGCGGGCTGTGTGAGCGGCAGCAAGATTCGCGCGGACACCCAGGTGCTCGCGGCCGACGTCGAGCGGGCCCGCCGCAGCGGTGCCCTGCGCTGTGCCCCGGTGGAGCTGGCCACGGCCGAGGCCCACCTCGACTTCGCCAAGGGCGAGCTGAGCCAGGGCAACAGCGGACGCGCCGCCTCGCACGTCCGCACGGCCGACGAAGCGGTGGACCGCGCGCTGGCGATGTCGAAGAACTGTGGCCCGCGCCAGGTGATGGTGCGCGAGCGCCCGGAGCCGCAGCAGCCGCAGACGCCCGTGGCCACGAAGGAGACCCCGCAGCAGCAGGTGGTGGTCCGCATCGAGGAGACGGACAACGACGGCGACGGCGTGCTGGACAAGGACGACCCCTGCCCCGACCAGGCCGAGGACAAGGACGGCTTCCAGGACCAGGACGGCTGCCCGGACCCGGACAACGACAACGACGGGGTGCTCGACGCCAACGACAAGTGCCCGCAGGACGCGGGCGTGGCGGAGAACCAGGGCTGCCCGGCGGAGGCGCCGAAGGACCGTGACGGTGACGGCGTCTTCGACAACGTGGACAAGTGCCCGGACCAGCCCGAAGACAAGGACGGCTTCCAGGACGAGGACGGCTGCCCCGAGCTGGACAACGACAACGACGGCATCGTCGACACCGCGGACAAGTGCCCCAACGAGACGGGCTCCATGCAGAACATGGGGTGCCCGGACAAGGACGGGGACGGCGTCAACGACGGTCAGGACAAGTGCGTCGACGAGCCCGAGGACAAGGACGGCTTCCAGGACGAGGATGGCTGCCCGGACCTGGACAACGACGCGGACGGTCTCGCGGATGCGCAGGACAAGTGCCCGAATGAAGCGGGACCGCCGGAGAACAGCGGGTGCGCGGACAAGGACACGGACAACGACGGCGTGGTGGATCGCCTCGATGCGTGCGTGAACGACCCGGGCACGAAGGAAGAGCGCGGCTGCCCGAAGCAGTACAAGAACGTCGTCATCAAGAAGGACCGCATCGAGATCAAGAAGCAGATCCTCTTCGGGTCCGGCTCCGCGAAGATCATCGGCAAGCAGAGCACCGCCATCCTCGAGGACGTGGCCCAGGCGCTGCGCGACGCCCCGTGGATCCACAAGGTGCGCATCGAGGGCCACACCGACTCGATGGGCAAGGATGAGACGAACCTGAAGCTGTCGCAGAAGCGCGCCGACGCGGTGATGGCGCAGCTGCTGCGACGGGGCATCGACCCGGGTCGGATGGAGGCGGTGGGCTACGGAGAGACGCGCCCCATCGCGCCGAACACGACCAAGGCGGGCCGCGCGCAGAACCGGCGCACGGAGTTCAACGTCGTCCAGCAGTAG
- a CDS encoding DUF4398 domain-containing protein produces MKKLTVLVAVAGALAACGPVKSTANILDAEVQIQAARTAGADKLAPYEWTAANLYLSKAREEVGYSDYQAGVDFAVKASRFANEAREKAMSEAGSADTSERSPNP; encoded by the coding sequence ATGAAGAAGCTGACGGTGCTGGTGGCAGTGGCGGGGGCGCTCGCCGCGTGCGGCCCCGTGAAGTCCACCGCGAACATCCTGGACGCGGAGGTCCAGATTCAGGCCGCGCGCACGGCCGGGGCCGACAAGCTGGCCCCGTACGAGTGGACCGCCGCCAATCTGTATCTGTCGAAGGCGCGCGAGGAGGTGGGCTACTCCGACTACCAAGCGGGCGTGGACTTCGCGGTGAAGGCGTCCCGCTTCGCCAACGAAGCACGTGAGAAGGCCATGTCCGAGGCGGGCAGCGCCGACACCAGCGAGCGGAGCCCGAACCCGTGA